TCCTGCTCCACTGGGTTTTCTGAGTTTGCCGAGCGTCCtagaaaacatttcataaaagaTGTACAATAAGGTTTATTATCATGTAACCATTTGTACATgaaacaggagaggagaaaatgtagcttCCGCACTGGAATTTGAACCAGGGAACCCTGAATGCTCTACTGATTGAAATACCTCACAGTGTGGTTATGACCCCGGAACTAGGTACCCCTTGAAGCGAGAGAGAGAAAATCAGGATTTGAATAGAGCTAAGATCATAGCTATTATCTGAATTTTGAGATGTTTTTGGATACTGACGTTTGGTACACGTGATTCCGAATTTATCAGTCtcacattgatatataaatggttttttgagaattgtcaaaaaaaaaacttactaGATGTAAACATGCCACCACACCAAGGGTgttctaagagaacattaaaatttgtacatatataagaaaaaacccagttctaatggaaattagatcagtcggttttactgtgatatgccagaaaagcccatggtgttGAAATGCgtatgaaatgttcaaactcgctcacTTTCCGCCATTACACAGTGTGGTCAAACATATTGTATGctgaaccctgtcccttgctcttAGAGTAATGAtattgtctagaactgctcaaatcgctctgacagtagtgtgttttccttattaggtgaattgtcttgcctaaaaaattcattttatcacatccacagtggttatgtagttcatttgtttaacttgcgtgactttggctctgATATGGGtgcagcgtacatattgtacctgcttaatcgtattaatcaacgatttgtaattacaccgttatcaattaaaatactaaacaatgtcCAATgacgtgaaatttgtcaatattttatgttatatgtttcataagaaatctTAAACAATAcgtttatgccatattttggtttttggttatgtaaaagaattagcctgagtggattgtccctttaacaaaacaatgaagtcacaatggatacctacacgcaagggaaatactctgtaatatgcaaatacaggaATATAAATTGGAGAGTAATGTTTGCAGAAGATTATTTTACCCGATCGAATCTGGTTGAGTGAGGCCAGTACACGTAACATAAAGGCAGCAGGAACGGTGATGGTATCTCGGGTCTCCTCCAGCATCACCTCATTTCTCCTCATAATCTGTAAAATCCGAGGTTTTAATTAGTACAACAGGATCTCACAACTGCTCCACAACGTGACATGATGAAATACAACAAGAAGGTTAAGGTAATATGCCCCCTCCACAATAAATCGTAAGTACAGAAAAAGTAAATGCTAATGCTGATCAGCAGTCACAGAAATAGCTTGTCTAGTACTGTTAAGTCAAGTTAATTGATATCTGTTCTGACATTGCTATATCTGGATATAAGTAAAATTATATTAGATACCTCATTAGCTTTCTCCTCATCAAAACAGCTCTTCTCCTCCATAGGGGACCAGATCTTTACATCATAATCAATTCCACTGGTGGCTAGAACTAAATTATTTACGTTATTATGTGATAATGCTATTCACAAGCACATGAATCACTTTATAAATCACAACTCAACATTATTACAAAAGATGGCACTTGATAAATATAATGAGTCATTGATCGTAGAGCCAGTCATTTTAGTGAGTCCAAAACATGATTTTGCTTTAAAAGGAGAAACATTTATGATGTATGTAAGGGTATCCTACCGTACATTTACctatcattaatatttttcactgataaaatatcatttcaacAAAGCCTTGTAAAATCATCTTCACAAAAATAACCAGCATAGACAGTTGGAGATCAGCTCCAGTTCCTGAACttcccatagaaaagcattacagaatttAAGGAAGCTCtaagattttaaattttgtaatgctttcctatgagGAATTTTTAGGCTAAGGAATTCCATCTATGTGGTATTACATTGTCTTTTGTCTAGTCCTATCAGAGATCAAAATGTTTCTGCGTACTTACTAGGGTCAAAGGGATGGGGCTGGAGACAGTTGACCACATGCCGGTCACCTTCCAGTAACATGACCAGTTTAGACGTGTAACGATCCCAGATAAAGATGTGACCACAATCTGAACCACTCATAACAAACTGACTTCCCCAGAAGTTCGCCTCCTTGATCTGTCAAAACAAAATTGGCTAATTACTCTTACAATGATGAAATTGCCAACAATGATAAAAacgtttttggtttttttttaataaattcacAGCTATTTAACAAAGAGCTATACTGCATAAAGTATGTGTTTGTAGTTGCTGTCTGCAGTTTTTCATTAACAAAAGTACTTGCATTGTAATACTGTATACTTCCATTGTATAGAtggaagagcttccagaagcAGATGAGCAACAAATCAGAATTTATATTCTAGACAGAGAAGAGGGCATATCGAGTTAGGTAGGTTCAGGACAAGGTGAGCTGGTAAATTATAAATCTTTAATAGTAAAATTATGAAAAGTAGAATTATGAATAGATCTATTTGGACAACCTAATGTGAATTTTATTCTTATAGCAATGGAACTTTTAGGTGGATAAAGGGATCCTTACCATTGTGCAAGCATTCTTACAGCCCCAGCACATCGAAGTAATACTAGCAGACTTATCATCATGTGGAGAGAGCATCTAGTATGTAGTCTCTAGGATTTATGCAATCCTCTTTaagaaataaagaattgaattgTGCAAGCATTTGTGTAGCCCTAGAGCTTGAAATTAATGCTAGGAGCCTTACCATTGTGCGAGCATTCCTATGTCCGCGAAACTTTGAAGTAAAGGTTGGTTGGTGTATATTTCTTAATTCCATTTCCTCTTTCTCTCGTTCCTCCTGTCGTTTACGGTACAATTCCTGCAGTCGGATGGCTGTGATGTGACGCTCAAGAGTGTCTCTGTTTTCTCTGaggaaaatgatatttgaagAGCACTGATTAAGCATATCACAGGTATTCCAGCAAATGAATATTTAGGTGCATCCAAGTTCAATTAAATTCACAAAATCACATGATTAAAAGCAGTAAATAGAGTTACCTCCTCCTGCGCGGTGTAGTGGTGTCATCATCACTGCTATCATCATCCGTTGACAGCTGGAAGTTCCCTGTCGGAGGGCCACTTCGGCCTATCCGTCTTTGCCGGGTACTTGTCTCTCTAGCAGGATTTGGAGCTGAATCTTGTGCTGTACTCTCAGAGTCTGTAAAATCAAAACTTACAAGACAATACATTCACATCGTGAAAATACACATTCATGGACTAAagttcatttcatttcattgtaGAAATGATTGACTACTTATTTCTTTGAGAAcctgtatatcattatatatagtgtattgagatatatatttacagccTTAGTTACCAGCTGGTTCTCCTGCCAGATAAGGGATTTTACTTCCACTGCTATTACAACTTTTACTACTACTACTTACTCAGTTCAGCCTCTGCTCCACCTGTTGCTACAGATCCATCACCATCACCCGATGCATCTTGAGACACTTGTGACGTTGACGGTTGTAACACTTGCGACGTTGAAGGTTGTGGCACCTGTGATGTCGATGGTTCTGATCCTGTGGATTTACTTGAAACGGCAACTTCCTCAGGTTGTGACATGGATTTCtgtttgtctgatgatgactCATCAGACTTGAAAAGTCTAGGTTTGACACCTTTTAGATCTTTTTGTTCCTTCTTTTTCTTATCTCTATCATTTGGATCATCCTCTGGATCATCTGCCCCCACACTCAGTACACATGTCCCTGGAGAATTCTCATTGACCTTTGGGTCAAGCTCACCCTCCTTTCCACTCTCACCACCTTGAGGGTCTGCATGACTAGATTCTGTATTACCCACTCTGCTTGTAGAGCACTCGGGGTGACCCCCAGATGCCCTAGATTCCGTATGATAATCCTCTGTCTCCATCAACTGTTCATGTTCAATTTTACACTCACTATCACTTGCACTGTCTAAATCCTCACTAACACACACAGGACTTTCTATCTCTAAACTACTGGCTGAGTCAATAGGTTTCTCAGGACTGACTGAGACATCCGGTCCCCGAGGACTGACTGATTCAATAGGTCTCCTGGGACTCACTGACTCAGTGCTACCCTCAGGTTCATCTGAATGCCTTTGTCCATCAGGAAGGGCCGAATCACTTAGTCCATGAGGAATGTCAGAATCACTAGGATCTTGTGgttttaaagaattactttGGATCTGAGGACTTGCTGCATCCTCTGAAATGTCATGATCAGGAGATGTTACACTACTGTCAAGGTTGTTCTCACTTTGGGCAGGATCACTCTGAAAACTTTCCAAGTCTCTATTATTGTCAATTTGAGACAACAGATCTGGATGGCTGTCATCCCGTTCAAATTGACTAGTGTCCCTAACAAGGGGAGCCAGCGAAGCATTCTCCGCACTCCTCTGTAGCAGGCCGGCCTCTAAGTTTTCAAACTTGGCAAATCCTAACCTGATGGTACTGCTAGTGGTTCCCTCGGAGGAGTAATGCAAGCTGATGACTGGCTCCATTTGTCCTGGGGACAGTGGTGCCTCCTCATTACCATGGTCACCAACAACAACTGCTGGCTGTTGACCCGACGTTGACCCCGAGGTAGACGGGACAGCTTCCTCAGTGAGTACTGTTTGGGATGAACTAGGTCTTTCTACCACACTAGATATTGCACTTGATGAACTTTGACCAGTCTGGTCATTATCAGTTGCATCCTGTCGTCCCGAATTCCTATCTCTTACTGACACATCACCACCCTCATTTATAGATTCTGTTGTTGAGGACTGTCT
The nucleotide sequence above comes from Argopecten irradians isolate NY chromosome 1, Ai_NY, whole genome shotgun sequence. Encoded proteins:
- the LOC138327019 gene encoding DDB1- and CUL4-associated factor 6-like isoform X1, which translates into the protein MFQPVQLRSYGFGEKSKLYNAAKGNKEFVQRLKLERKLEAHTGCVNTICWNNTGHTILSGSDDQHLVVTDPFNNKKVLSIRSGHRANIFSAKYLPTSGDKQIVSCSGDGKIYHTEVERPDSYTSNLFDCHFGTTYEVLVVPNEASLFLSCGEDGTVRWFDLRAKSSCTKEDCKEDVLINCHRAVTSLAVNPFVPYHLAIACSDSSVRIFDRRMLGTRATGNYAGRSITGMLCRFTAPTLSGRSYRITSLNYSPDGEDVLVSYSSEYIYLFGHKENKYKCLGKNLPSESKSSNPRHQNMTDDSLEPVKSASKQLRSTAFTGGNTNQAETGNSGSDSKGGVGNKEQSHTFKKVGEDGGSKEGKNNRGKDGAKGSKDSGKLEGGKRIGIGLAEGRKKDERGKGGESKEEKCTFDEERKESEKDKEDVQPSQKEEENSQSEGGAIPKEAGEEERAGSSGVGLNRGGRGVDAGRAMGGALPGDVSGTLGGVIASSSSSSTEALEEAAAGHPPIKRLRLRGDWSDTGPNARPESERQAQGSAEQRRSPHTSIMQRMSDMLTRWLDGNLRRTEGQGESSEGQGESVEGQGEGSESRAEGISHEDSNQTTQEGPVEVTYMPQGSGVEEPMSSRDGTGTEERNVSRTAGDVDDVNDPERPRTTEGAQRSDSGRQSSTTESINEGGDVSVRDRNSGRQDATDNDQTGQSSSSAISSVVERPSSSQTVLTEEAVPSTSGSTSGQQPAVVVGDHGNEEAPLSPGQMEPVISLHYSSEGTTSSTIRLGFAKFENLEAGLLQRSAENASLAPLVRDTSQFERDDSHPDLLSQIDNNRDLESFQSDPAQSENNLDSSVTSPDHDISEDAASPQIQSNSLKPQDPSDSDIPHGLSDSALPDGQRHSDEPEGSTESVSPRRPIESVSPRGPDVSVSPEKPIDSASSLEIESPVCVSEDLDSASDSECKIEHEQLMETEDYHTESRASGGHPECSTSRVGNTESSHADPQGGESGKEGELDPKVNENSPGTCVLSVGADDPEDDPNDRDKKKKEQKDLKGVKPRLFKSDESSSDKQKSMSQPEEVAVSSKSTGSEPSTSQVPQPSTSQVLQPSTSQVSQDASGDGDGSVATGGAEAELNSESTAQDSAPNPARETSTRQRRIGRSGPPTGNFQLSTDDDSSDDDTTTPRRRRENRDTLERHITAIRLQELYRKRQEEREKEEMELRNIHQPTFTSKFRGHRNARTMIKEANFWGSQFVMSGSDCGHIFIWDRYTSKLVMLLEGDRHVVNCLQPHPFDPILATSGIDYDVKIWSPMEEKSCFDEEKANEIMRRNEVMLEETRDTITVPAAFMLRVLASLNQIRSGRSANSENPVEQDSSSDTD
- the LOC138327019 gene encoding DDB1- and CUL4-associated factor 6-like isoform X2, encoding MFQPVQLRSYGFGEKSKLYNAAKGNKEFVQRLKLERKLEAHTGCVNTICWNNTGHTILSGSDDQHLVVTDPFNNKKVLSIRSGHRANIFSAKYLPTSGDKQIVSCSGDGKIYHTEVERPDSYTSNLFDCHFGTTYEVLVVPNEASLFLSCGEDGTVRWFDLRAKSSCTKEDCKEDVLINCHRAVTSLAVNPFVPYHLAIACSDSSVRIFDRRMLGTRATGNYAGRSITGMLCRFTAPTLSGRSYRITSLNYSPDGEDVLVSYSSEYIYLFGHKENKYKCLGKNLPSESKSSNPRHQNMTDDSLEPVKSASKQLRSTAFTGGNTNQAETGNSGSDSKGGVGNKEQSHTFKKVGEDGGSKEGKNNRGKDGAKGSKDSGKLEGGKRIGIGLAEGRKKDERGKGGESKEEKCTFDEERKESEKDKEDVQPSQKEEENSQSEGGAIPKEAGEEERAGSSGVGLNRGGRGVDAGRAMGGALPGDVSGTLGGVIASSSSSSTEALEEAAAGHPPIKRLRLRGDWSDTGPNARPESERQAQGSEQRRSPHTSIMQRMSDMLTRWLDGNLRRTEGQGESSEGQGESVEGQGEGSESRAEGISHEDSNQTTQEGPVEVTYMPQGSGVEEPMSSRDGTGTEERNVSRTAGDVDDVNDPERPRTTEGAQRSDSGRQSSTTESINEGGDVSVRDRNSGRQDATDNDQTGQSSSSAISSVVERPSSSQTVLTEEAVPSTSGSTSGQQPAVVVGDHGNEEAPLSPGQMEPVISLHYSSEGTTSSTIRLGFAKFENLEAGLLQRSAENASLAPLVRDTSQFERDDSHPDLLSQIDNNRDLESFQSDPAQSENNLDSSVTSPDHDISEDAASPQIQSNSLKPQDPSDSDIPHGLSDSALPDGQRHSDEPEGSTESVSPRRPIESVSPRGPDVSVSPEKPIDSASSLEIESPVCVSEDLDSASDSECKIEHEQLMETEDYHTESRASGGHPECSTSRVGNTESSHADPQGGESGKEGELDPKVNENSPGTCVLSVGADDPEDDPNDRDKKKKEQKDLKGVKPRLFKSDESSSDKQKSMSQPEEVAVSSKSTGSEPSTSQVPQPSTSQVLQPSTSQVSQDASGDGDGSVATGGAEAELNSESTAQDSAPNPARETSTRQRRIGRSGPPTGNFQLSTDDDSSDDDTTTPRRRRENRDTLERHITAIRLQELYRKRQEEREKEEMELRNIHQPTFTSKFRGHRNARTMIKEANFWGSQFVMSGSDCGHIFIWDRYTSKLVMLLEGDRHVVNCLQPHPFDPILATSGIDYDVKIWSPMEEKSCFDEEKANEIMRRNEVMLEETRDTITVPAAFMLRVLASLNQIRSGRSANSENPVEQDSSSDTD